The proteins below are encoded in one region of Kineosporia corallincola:
- a CDS encoding right-handed parallel beta-helix repeat-containing protein — MSTRNILNVASSGPDSYRTVSDAVAAAVPGDVISIQPGTYTESIVLDREVTLSASGASGVWIESRDAPVVTVTAESAALSGIGLRHSGKQSSAVDVPTGRLRLDECTVEADGVAALFAHGAVEVQARGCDFSNPGGAGLLFVDGAQARIGECRIHRTSASAVVIRSGANPQFVDCTIEDVDGSGLLAADNARGVIRSTRISRAGNPAVAIEGSSSPQISGTTIESASGVGLLIASDSTPVLQDCVIVDSAAQGIVLVERAAPELRRVGVRSPASYGVQVLSGSAGTFAECSVSDAGNVGVTVTDDASTAFEALSVSGGAAAAVAVSGSATPMFDDLRIDRPAGAGLTLAGQAAPQVRRAVVAGAGADGVLVGDQAAGVFQDLTISRPEGAGLNVTSPGQPHFSGVTITASIGAGVRVEGGRLDLAGTEITDAGAEGVLVTDEGTARVSRTRISRARRSGMEWTSGARGSASECEVLDGGGDGIVVRSNEELRLSDCTGRNNSGAGLRVQTAGERLTVTRYRGAGNGAGDVFGDHTTVVDPAQHPDPGEADADQDGPGTPPEGGQPGDEPVRAPSGAAEPIGAVQPRVPSSPVVMDGGTPRGGPGFGGGRLGQLLGELNSLVGLAGVKREVATLVRLHQMADRRAAAGLPTPPLSRHLVFTGSPGTGKTTIARLYGQILAELGVIPTGQLVEVGRPDLVASVVGGTALKTAEKFQEAMGGVLFIDEAYTLSAAASGGPDFGREAIDTLVKLMEDHREEIVVIVAGYTQDMRKFLASNPGLSSRFSRTIEFTDYAAADLVTIVEGLCTTHSYRLEFETRAALLSYFQKLPRDDAFGNGRSARKVFEEMIGRQAYRLGDDPDANPVALTRLMPQDLGELPGSAIGAGAGSVDTDRVESLLGQLEQMVGLADVKREVSNMVDLLASSRQRLAAGLPAPPLSRHLIFAGPPGTGKTTIARLYGQILAALGVLAGGQVVEVGRPDLVGEYVGHTAQRTTEAFDKARGGVLFVDEAYALSNQGGGSGNDFGREAVDTLVKLMEDHRDEVVVIAAGYEGEMEAFLNVNPGLASRFSHRVRFADYTVDELVTIVCQHAATAGYECDGPTVAALRTRFAATERGSSFGNGRFARQVLDQAVTRHAKRLRGMASPTMQDLVLLLPEDFSVPAARQQPAAPGPAAP; from the coding sequence ATGTCGACCCGGAACATCCTGAATGTCGCCTCCAGCGGCCCGGACTCGTACCGCACGGTGAGTGACGCGGTGGCCGCCGCGGTTCCCGGTGACGTGATCTCGATCCAGCCCGGCACCTACACCGAGTCGATCGTGCTCGACCGCGAGGTCACGCTCTCGGCTTCGGGTGCGTCCGGGGTGTGGATCGAGTCCCGTGACGCGCCCGTGGTCACGGTGACGGCGGAGTCCGCGGCACTGTCCGGAATTGGTCTGCGGCACAGCGGGAAACAGTCGTCGGCCGTCGACGTGCCGACCGGGCGGCTGCGTCTGGACGAGTGCACGGTCGAGGCCGACGGGGTGGCCGCGCTGTTCGCCCACGGGGCGGTCGAGGTGCAGGCCCGGGGCTGCGACTTCAGCAATCCCGGCGGCGCCGGGCTGCTGTTCGTCGACGGTGCCCAGGCCCGGATCGGCGAGTGCCGGATCCACCGCACCAGCGCGTCCGCGGTGGTGATCCGCAGCGGCGCCAACCCGCAGTTCGTCGACTGCACGATCGAGGACGTCGACGGCAGTGGGCTTCTCGCTGCCGACAACGCCCGCGGCGTGATCCGCTCCACCCGGATCAGCCGGGCGGGCAACCCGGCGGTGGCGATCGAGGGCTCCAGCTCGCCGCAGATCAGTGGGACGACGATCGAGTCGGCCTCGGGCGTCGGCCTGCTGATCGCCTCCGACTCCACGCCGGTGCTCCAGGACTGTGTGATCGTCGATTCCGCCGCCCAGGGCATCGTTCTGGTCGAGCGGGCCGCCCCGGAACTGCGCCGGGTGGGGGTGCGGTCCCCGGCGAGCTACGGCGTGCAGGTGCTGTCCGGCTCGGCCGGGACGTTCGCCGAGTGCTCAGTGTCGGACGCGGGGAACGTCGGCGTCACCGTGACCGACGACGCGTCGACCGCTTTCGAGGCGCTGTCGGTGAGCGGCGGTGCGGCCGCCGCGGTCGCGGTGAGCGGTTCCGCCACCCCGATGTTCGACGATCTGCGGATCGACCGCCCGGCCGGGGCCGGGCTGACGCTGGCCGGCCAGGCCGCGCCGCAGGTGCGGCGGGCGGTGGTCGCGGGCGCAGGCGCCGACGGGGTGCTGGTGGGCGATCAGGCCGCGGGGGTGTTCCAGGACCTGACGATCAGCCGGCCCGAGGGTGCCGGGCTGAACGTGACATCGCCCGGGCAGCCGCATTTCAGCGGGGTGACGATCACCGCCTCGATCGGGGCCGGGGTGCGGGTCGAGGGTGGCCGGCTGGATCTGGCCGGCACCGAGATCACCGATGCCGGCGCGGAGGGCGTGCTGGTCACGGACGAGGGCACGGCGCGGGTGAGCCGGACCCGGATCAGCCGGGCCCGTCGCTCCGGCATGGAGTGGACGTCCGGGGCCCGCGGTTCGGCGAGCGAGTGCGAGGTGCTCGACGGCGGCGGCGACGGGATCGTGGTGCGCTCGAACGAGGAGCTGCGCCTGAGCGACTGCACGGGCCGCAACAACTCCGGGGCCGGGCTGCGGGTGCAGACGGCGGGGGAGCGGCTGACCGTGACCCGGTACCGGGGTGCCGGCAACGGCGCGGGCGACGTGTTCGGCGACCACACCACGGTCGTCGACCCGGCGCAGCACCCGGACCCGGGTGAGGCAGACGCGGATCAGGACGGGCCGGGGACGCCGCCGGAGGGTGGGCAACCCGGTGACGAGCCGGTGCGGGCGCCGTCGGGTGCGGCGGAGCCGATCGGTGCGGTGCAGCCGCGCGTTCCGTCGTCCCCTGTGGTGATGGACGGCGGAACACCCCGAGGAGGGCCGGGATTCGGCGGTGGCCGGCTCGGGCAGCTGCTCGGCGAGCTGAACTCGCTGGTGGGTCTGGCCGGGGTGAAGCGTGAGGTGGCCACCCTGGTGCGGCTGCACCAGATGGCGGATCGCCGTGCGGCGGCTGGACTTCCGACCCCGCCGTTGTCGCGTCACCTGGTGTTCACCGGTTCGCCCGGTACCGGTAAGACGACGATCGCCCGGCTCTACGGGCAGATCCTGGCCGAGCTCGGGGTGATTCCCACCGGGCAGCTGGTCGAGGTGGGCCGGCCCGACCTGGTGGCCAGTGTGGTCGGTGGTACCGCGCTGAAGACGGCCGAGAAGTTCCAGGAGGCGATGGGCGGGGTGCTGTTCATCGACGAGGCCTACACCCTGTCGGCGGCGGCCAGCGGTGGCCCGGACTTCGGCCGCGAGGCGATCGACACGCTGGTGAAGCTGATGGAGGACCACCGCGAGGAGATCGTGGTGATCGTGGCCGGCTACACCCAGGACATGCGTAAGTTCCTGGCCAGCAACCCCGGTCTGTCGTCCCGGTTCTCGCGCACCATCGAGTTCACCGACTACGCGGCGGCCGACCTGGTGACGATCGTCGAGGGGCTGTGCACGACGCACTCGTACCGGCTGGAGTTCGAGACCCGGGCCGCGCTGCTGTCGTACTTCCAGAAACTGCCCCGGGACGACGCTTTCGGCAACGGCCGCAGTGCACGCAAGGTGTTCGAGGAGATGATCGGGCGGCAGGCCTACCGGCTGGGCGACGACCCGGACGCGAACCCGGTGGCCCTGACCCGGCTGATGCCGCAGGATCTGGGCGAGCTGCCGGGCAGCGCGATCGGCGCGGGGGCGGGCAGCGTCGACACCGACCGGGTGGAGTCGCTGCTCGGGCAGCTGGAGCAGATGGTGGGGCTGGCCGACGTGAAGCGGGAGGTCAGCAACATGGTCGACCTGCTGGCGTCGTCGCGGCAGCGGCTGGCGGCCGGGCTGCCCGCGCCGCCGCTGTCGCGGCACCTGATCTTCGCCGGGCCGCCCGGTACGGGCAAGACGACCATCGCCCGGCTCTACGGCCAGATCCTCGCCGCGCTGGGGGTTCTGGCGGGTGGGCAGGTGGTCGAGGTGGGACGCCCGGACCTGGTGGGCGAGTACGTCGGGCACACGGCGCAGCGCACCACGGAGGCGTTCGACAAGGCGCGTGGCGGGGTGCTGTTCGTGGACGAGGCCTACGCGCTGAGCAATCAGGGCGGGGGCTCGGGTAACGACTTCGGTCGGGAAGCCGTGGACACCCTGGTGAAGCTGATGGAGGACCACCGGGACGAGGTGGTGGTGATCGCGGCCGGGTACGAGGGCGAGATGGAAGCGTTCCTCAACGTGAACCCGGGCCTGGCGTCGCGCTTCTCGCACCGCGTGCGGTTCGCCGACTACACCGTGGACGAACTGGTGACGATCGTCTGCCAGCACGCGGCCACGGCCGGGTACGAGTGCGACGGTCCCACGGTGGCGGCGCTGCGCACCCGGTTCGCCGCCACGGAGCGGGGAAGTTCGTTC